The Thermococcus sp. 4557 genomic sequence CACCGCATTGTCGGGGATGCTGGAGAGATCGAACTTGAGGTATGCCCTCTCGTTCGCGTGGTCCCTGTAGTAGGTTCCGACGTAAAGACTGCCGTAGGAGCCATAGTTTGAGTCAGGAGCGCTGTCTTTAACGTATGCATCATCCGTGGGGTTTATTTGAACCGTCGTCGTTGCTGCTGAAACCGCGTGGAACGCGACATTCGGCACAATGCTTAACACCAATAGGGCCATTAAAACGATGCTCCACCGCTTCATAGGAATCACCTGAGAAAAAACGGTATCAATGTATAAATAAGTTTTTCCACCAGTTCCTTGTGTCAATTATCACCTAAGGTATTCACCAGCGCCCATAAAAGCTAAAAACTGAAAGGCTGCCAATTAAAAAGGTGGTCAAAATGTCCATCACTACAAAAACGGGGGATAAGGGTCTAACCGGTCTCTTCACCGGCGACCGCGTGGCGAAGTGCTCGCCGATAATGGAGGCAAATGGAAACATAGACGAGCTCGACAGCTTCCTGGGGGAGGCCAAGCATTATGTGCCCACGGAGATGGCCGAGATTCTCGAGAGGATACAGGTTCATCTTTACGACCTGATGGCGGAGATAGCGAGCAAGGGGAAGTACGCGAAGGTTGGCAATGAGGAGGTTGAATGGCTTGAGGGACTTATTCATAAATATGAAGAGGAAGTCCAGCTCCGGGCCTTCGTTCTTCCAGGTTCAACCATTGCGAGTGCCAAACTCGACGTCTGCCGGGCGGTGACCAGGAGAACCGAGAGGAGCGTTGCGAGGCTCGTTCTTGACTACGGCTTTGGCCAGAACGCTCTCGTCTACCTAAACAGGCTCAGCGATCTGCTCTTCATAATGGCGAGGACGATAGAGAAGAGGGAGGGGAAGCTGAAGGAGGTCAAGTAACCCCTTCACTCTCCCCGTATTTC encodes the following:
- a CDS encoding cob(I)yrinic acid a,c-diamide adenosyltransferase, translated to MSITTKTGDKGLTGLFTGDRVAKCSPIMEANGNIDELDSFLGEAKHYVPTEMAEILERIQVHLYDLMAEIASKGKYAKVGNEEVEWLEGLIHKYEEEVQLRAFVLPGSTIASAKLDVCRAVTRRTERSVARLVLDYGFGQNALVYLNRLSDLLFIMARTIEKREGKLKEVK